In one window of Rhodanobacter sp. FDAARGOS 1247 DNA:
- a CDS encoding PepSY domain-containing protein: MKLKPATLRTFTTLHSWVGMLAGFALFVAFYAGAITVFHHSLQQWASPQLAATASLDDAQQLLDQVLARHPEAREHLGMTFPGYELAEPTAYWQDAQGVWQFATPQQLAGSPTPPGASLPELVNELHYTLGLPLVGTWLMGLVSLLYGVALVSGFVIHLPRLFKDLFALRPGRNLKRFWQDAHNVIGVLSLPFHIVFAVTGALLCLLFVLMLALNPLVHDGKLMAASAAAMDTAPIVQKADVSRSLSPLASWHARAIAVAAEHGVADFVPGYLKLAHAGDAHAVVEITGTSPRGLGAGAVALDATSGAVLATQLPGSRDANHAVLSAVYALHFGDYGNVAVRWLYFLLGLGGAFLFYSGNLLWIESRRKRRQAEQGRSSIVMARATVGVCLGVCVAISAAFVAAQLLPALGWRVDAGERWICFGSWALCVAWAAWRAPLRAARELLWLAAIVTALVPLAHGFVTGWWFWRSAAAGHGALLAIDLGALALAAGFASLARAASRRSRHGDGNSVWADQAR; the protein is encoded by the coding sequence ATGAAATTGAAACCGGCCACCTTGCGCACCTTCACCACCCTGCATTCGTGGGTGGGCATGCTGGCGGGCTTCGCGCTGTTCGTGGCGTTCTACGCCGGCGCGATCACCGTGTTCCATCATTCGCTGCAGCAATGGGCCAGCCCGCAGCTTGCCGCCACCGCCTCGCTGGACGATGCGCAACAGCTGCTCGACCAGGTGCTGGCGCGCCACCCGGAAGCACGCGAACACCTGGGCATGACCTTCCCCGGCTACGAGCTGGCCGAGCCCACCGCGTACTGGCAGGACGCTCAAGGCGTCTGGCAATTCGCCACCCCGCAACAGCTGGCCGGCAGCCCGACCCCGCCGGGCGCCAGCCTGCCCGAGCTGGTCAACGAACTGCATTACACGCTGGGCCTGCCGCTGGTCGGCACCTGGCTGATGGGGCTGGTCAGCCTGCTGTACGGCGTCGCGCTGGTGTCGGGTTTCGTGATCCATCTGCCGCGGCTGTTCAAGGATCTGTTCGCGCTGCGCCCGGGGCGCAACCTCAAGCGCTTCTGGCAGGACGCACACAACGTGATCGGCGTGCTGAGCCTGCCGTTCCACATCGTGTTCGCGGTCACCGGCGCGCTGCTGTGCCTGCTGTTCGTGCTGATGCTGGCGCTGAATCCGCTGGTCCACGACGGCAAGCTGATGGCCGCGTCGGCCGCGGCGATGGACACCGCGCCGATCGTGCAGAAGGCGGACGTTTCCCGGTCGCTGTCGCCACTGGCAAGCTGGCACGCACGCGCGATCGCGGTGGCGGCGGAACATGGCGTCGCCGATTTCGTGCCCGGCTATCTGAAACTCGCCCATGCCGGCGATGCCCATGCCGTGGTCGAGATCACCGGCACCTCGCCGCGCGGACTCGGTGCCGGCGCGGTGGCGCTGGATGCCACCAGCGGCGCCGTGCTGGCCACCCAGCTGCCCGGTTCGCGCGACGCCAACCACGCGGTGCTGTCCGCGGTCTACGCGCTGCACTTCGGCGACTACGGCAATGTCGCGGTGCGATGGCTGTACTTCCTGCTGGGCCTGGGCGGCGCCTTCCTGTTCTATTCGGGCAACCTGTTGTGGATCGAGTCGCGGCGCAAGCGGCGGCAGGCCGAACAGGGGCGCTCCTCGATCGTGATGGCGCGCGCCACGGTCGGCGTGTGCCTCGGCGTCTGCGTGGCGATCTCCGCGGCCTTCGTGGCGGCGCAACTGCTGCCCGCGCTAGGCTGGCGCGTCGATGCCGGCGAACGCTGGATCTGCTTCGGCAGCTGGGCGCTGTGCGTGGCCTGGGCAGCATGGCGCGCGCCCCTGCGTGCTGCCCGGGAACTGTTGTGGCTCGCCGCGATCGTCACCGCGCTGGTTCCGCTGGCCCATGGCTTCGTCACCGGCTGGTGGTTCTGGCGCAGCGCCGCGGCCGGTCACGGCGCGTTGCTGGCGATCGACCTGGGCGCGCTGGCGCTGGCGGCGGGCTTCGCCTCGCTGGCACGTGCGGCGTCGCGGCGCAGCCGCCACGGTGACGGCAACAGCGTGTGGGCGGATCAGGCCCGGTAA
- the nadD gene encoding nicotinate-nucleotide adenylyltransferase, which produces MTLAIFGGTFDPVHLGHLSVAWEAAELLDAEVRLMPASVPPHRDAPMASAAQRVAILRAALQGQTRLTLDTRELDRAGPSYTIDTLHELRAEQGERPLVLLVGADAFANLASWHRWRELFAVAHVGVLSRPGVSATLPDELEDEVAGRRVVDTADVRGAPAGKVIELAVTPLEISATRIRELLAAGRDPRYLLPAGLFDEPALLAPYRA; this is translated from the coding sequence GTGACCCTCGCGATCTTCGGCGGCACCTTCGATCCGGTGCACTTGGGACATCTCAGCGTGGCGTGGGAAGCGGCCGAACTGCTCGACGCCGAGGTGCGCCTGATGCCGGCCAGCGTGCCGCCGCATCGCGACGCGCCGATGGCTTCGGCAGCGCAGCGGGTGGCGATCCTGCGCGCGGCGCTGCAGGGCCAGACACGGCTCACCCTGGACACGCGCGAGCTGGATCGCGCCGGCCCTTCGTACACCATCGACACCTTGCACGAGTTGCGCGCGGAGCAGGGCGAGCGGCCGCTGGTGCTGCTGGTCGGCGCCGATGCCTTCGCCAACCTGGCCAGCTGGCATCGCTGGCGCGAACTGTTCGCGGTGGCCCATGTCGGTGTGCTGAGCCGGCCCGGCGTATCGGCCACCTTGCCGGATGAACTGGAAGACGAGGTGGCGGGCAGGCGCGTCGTCGACACCGCGGATGTGCGCGGCGCGCCGGCCGGCAAGGTCATCGAACTGGCGGTGACGCCGCTGGAAATCTCCGCCACCCGCATCCGCGAGTTGCTGGCCGCCGGCCGCGATCCGCGTTACCTGCTGCCGGCCGGGCTGTTCGACGAACCCGCCTTGCTGGCCCCTTACCGGGCCTGA